In the Balearica regulorum gibbericeps isolate bBalReg1 chromosome 3, bBalReg1.pri, whole genome shotgun sequence genome, GTTGCAGCTGTTTATAATGAATTAGAGGGTGGGGTTTGGTTTAGTTCTGGCGTGCACACTTACGTATTACCTTAAAACTATTTCCCGTGTGGCATCACCTTAACGGTTTGCCCTTAAGTCCTTCACGCAATGGACTAGAAAGTCCATTTCAGAGACCTCCTTGTACGAAAGCTCCGTAGGTACTTGGTACGGTTCAACCAAACAATAGATAAGAACATAATTTACAttctaaaaacatttaacaCATTCACATATAGAGTTACACTGAACATCAATTTGTATAATATACCAAGTGTAGTTAAAAGCATCagatacatatatacatgcacatatataccCACCCATTTTCTTTACATAATGCACCTGCTCTAACTCAGTATATTGAGTTACCAGTCCAGTTTCATGTCTGCTTTACTCCACACAtactttcctcctctttttagGAACATCTTCTCATCAAATCCACTGAATTTTATAGCTGCTTCTACGCCAACATCTAGGATAGACTTGGAAGGCTCTTTCCGTCCATTTGTACAGTTTAGAAAACGCATCTGGAACACCAATAGATAAGACATTAGAAAGTCGATTTgtaaaagcttaatttttctaCAGAATTAAAGAAGTTGCACTGCAATTCCACAAAAGCCTAGGTAAATGCATGAACAGTTTCACTTGTAGTCCTTAGAAGGCTCAGAAGGTCACAGTTCGACACATTGGCATATCTTAGCAAGAACAAAGCTATACCATAATTCCTGGAGATTAAATGATCGCTTTTCAATTACATGTAAACTAAGTAGGCTCTTTGAAACTTAACTTTCAGGAAGtgttctatatttttaaattaaagaaaaacagcaaagataTCCTGCGAAGATACACATCTACACTTTTGTGATGCAATGATCATGCATGCAACCTGATGGCAACTCCTCCTTAGGTCATACTTAAATTCAAGTTCTCAGTATGTTAGATGGGAAAAAGTTACATGTATTCCTTGTACGACATGGTAAAACTATTTTATAGAATGCACAGTAAATAGAATTGTTATTACTGTTCTGTACATACATTGTATCAAACAAAGTATCAAGTATCAAACAAAGACTTACATATTCATCCAAAATGAGGTATGAATCCCTCATCTGTAacagatcaaaagaaaaaactaaattaataaacaaaccaaaattcCATTCTAGTGAAAAATcaagaacaaaacaagcaaCTATTCCTTCAAAGCCTGATCCAAATCTTTGAAATGTGTAGTGTCTTCCCACTATTTCAGTGAGCTTGGATCaaatttatagaaataaatgtcAGCATTCCTAACATGACTTAATGAATGAATAAACCAGTAATTTTTTGAGTATGACCTCTCGAGTACCTAACTGAAATGTGGGTGCCCAACTGGATAATGGTGTTTTAAATAATATCCAAGTTTTCTATTAACTTTTCCATCGGCAGAACTTACACTGTTTTGCATACTGGAATGATTGtcatttttccaaacaaattaCATGGCCATTTAAGCTGGGGTGCTTAATTATCATCCCAGCAGACAAAGGTGTTCTCTCAGCTCAAAGGCAACATCCCAACTCAAAAAGGTCTCAGGTCTGCACCAGGAAATATGCCAACAGCTGAAATAAGACCCATTTGCTCAGCTAACCGGACATCTCCTATATGACCCTCCCTAAAATTCTCTGGGTAGCTGGAGCTTGCTGCTGTGTAGAACGGGAAACCTGTTTGACCAATTTGGTGCCAATCTTCCACATAGGTTTAACAGAAATCAGAAGGAGTTTCTAGAACCAAACCCACTGAGGaaagtctacttttttttttttttttttttttagaacttcttacatggaaaaaaatgtagaaacagTTCTGGGTTCTCATCTAAACACCTTCTCTGATGAGTGCTCTCTCCCACCGAATGCCTTAAACACTAGACTGCACTTCtatgtcttcatagcagaggcaagcccatctgctcACTTGAGCTCTCTATAATGAAAAAGTAAACAGTAAATGGAGACTATTAACCTGtggtgaggaaaagaaaggcaagatGGGAGATTTAAGGCATTCCTGAACTTAGTTGAACTTAGTATCTCCTCACTCAGTTCCTAAACTTTCTTAACAGTGAGTCTTCTAACTCTTCTTATACCATGCATAGGGTCTATACGCATCTTACAAAATGTTCTGAGGCACTACAGTCCCTTTTACTGCAGCTAACATAGGCTGGGTGGCAGACCATCAAATTAACCGCTGAACTCTGCAGGAACACAAGGACTCTTCTTGTGAATGTGCAGTTCAAAGGAGTTCAGGTAgacaatgttaaaaatgtgactATTGTGGGGAGAATTACTAGCAAGATGTGTCAGACAAAAATACTAGTTCCTCCATACCCAATATAATGCTGACTGAGATGATGTCTTTATTTCATGCAGGTCAATGACACTGCTATAGCGTAACATCATGGTAAATCTCTATTAGGAAACTATGCTAAGAGTATCAAGTGTGTTTACATTAATATTCAACCTTATTGGGTTCTTGTGCCCCAGCTGGGAAAAGTCGTTAAATTCTGGAGGGTTTAACTGAGTTTACCACTCAGCTGTGGAAAACTCAGTTTCTCCAGGTTCCGTGCTGATACTTTATACATCTGTCTCACTGAGCAGAGGTCCACACGGCGCTATGGGAGGACTCCCGCTGGTTTCCACAGGATTGGGATCAATGAGGTTTTACTCTTCTATTAATAACTTTGTGCTCAGTAAAAAGccttaaagaaaattaaaaactttagCTTCCACCATAACAAAGCCAGTTGCTGACAAAGTTGGAATGTAAATTTTCTAAGCCAATACTAATAGGGAAAATGTTAATTGCCATGAAGGCTTCTAGTTCCTTTCCATCTTTCcaactttatttgaaaataaagttaaaaaaggaCAGTTTCACTTTTACCTTCTGATTAGATTCAGGTACCAAACAGGAGACATCTTTGTGGCGCTCCAGGAATTGTTCAAAGTCTTCATCGCTAATAACAAATTTCTCCGCTTCTCTCAGGGCATCCTCACCGGTGTTCTCCCCTTCGATGAGCAGGCACTGGAATACCTGAAGACAGAAGGCACCTGGTTAAGCTTTAATGTTTTCACTTGCCTTGAGTATAAGAGACTGCCACCATGACAAAAACCTTCAGTTCTCCCAGCAGCAATGTCTTTAATTGTTCTGTCAGTGGAGTCACACTGATACAAATTGTGGTAAGTGAACACTACATGAAGGGCACagtgcagatttatttttagcaaattaaCATTACATAGTGCTAAATGTAATTACACAGTCATGGTTCCTGACCAGGTTTCCACAGAAATCTTAGCTGCTCTTGTcttaataatatataataaaagcTCAAATTAACTTTTGATTGAACCTCAAATAGTATGACTGTATTATAAATGTAAATACTATGTACAGTGCCGACTATCAAGtcaatctgtatttttaaagattttaactTGATTTGTGACTGTAAGTTTAACTAGCTTCAGATGGTCACAGAAAAGATAAAGACCACTCCccagaaacaaaatgcaatagTTTGTGTACTTAACAGCCTCTTCCTAATGGCCAAATCCTCAACTACATTCAGactttgggggggaaaaaggtgCCTTTGCCATCAACCTGCTCTGTAACCTCAGTAAGAAAGTAGGCCAGGAAGcttgataaaatattaaaatgtacGTCATATTTTCCTTACACTCCTTTAGTAGGACCAAGAtttcacagtgattttttttttctgggaaaacatGCATGTATATTAATTTCAATGAAGCAAATAATGAGAAATGATTCCACAAGTTCTCCCATATTTATAAGTTACATTATCTCTACCCATTTTCATACTGGTAACGTAATGTATTTAATACACTTCTAGTAGAAAATATAATATATGCACACTAACCACTAATACTCTATAACAGAACATTAATGTCTAATGTACACTTATATATTGCTGATGTATTAACTCTAATGTATCATTGTACACTaacttttcctcattttctcaaCACCAtgacacattttcaaatgttaaagACCTATCTTTTAATATTGTAAAAAACTAGATCTAGGTATGTTGAAACATATATCATGTAGTGCTGACAAGAAGTTCACTAACACTAGCCAGAGCTGAGACTGTAGATCTGACTGAGGTGACTAGACGTTCAGACAGCTCCAGAACTTCAtcattgcttttctctgaacAGGAAACCGATGGTATACACCATTTTCTTACCTTCCAGCGCACAGGGTTGAGTGCCTTGATCTGCTCATTCATATCTTCCTCAACATTAAATCTGTTGatcactgaatttattttgaaagcaacagCATAGTCTCGGCACCACTGTCTCAGTTTATGCAGATTTTCTACATGGTTCTTCTTTCCTTGACCACGGCCAATTAAAACATTGACATTCTCGTCAAAACTATCACAGGAAATTGCCAGAATGTCTAAATATTCACctgaaaacaagttttaaaattgaTTAATATTCAGTTGTTCACTTAAAAGCTTTCAGGAACCTGCCCACTTTCACTTTCTCTCACAAAGTGCCATGTAAATTTAAGTCTGTGGAGTCATCACTTGAACCACAAAAGTCACAACAGCGGCATCATCAAAACACGTATTTCGTGTGTGTCCCCAGCGTTATGGAGACAGCCCGATGTATTATTATACCAACGAGGCAATAGTACAAAGTGCCTATGCTCACAACATACAATTACCAGTATTTCACTGGTATTTACGTTTGGTTTGCGCTAACTGAAGATGAACCACTAACAAACCATCTCCCACTTGCACTGAAAACCATCTTTTGGTGAGGCTGCCCCGAGGAGACTCCCAAACCCCACCAGTGCTTCCCTGCacagtggtttgggttttttccttaccGTACTTCTTGAACCACCGTTCTTTAATCAGGCTGCCATTGCTCACAATGCTGACACTCGGTAGCTTCA is a window encoding:
- the RSAD2 gene encoding S-adenosylmethionine-dependent nucleotide dehydratase RSAD2, with product MHLGEVALVPLAVLAVLAVLRGRLGALCWSLASLSLLPSPPGWRRVSAPRPAVPAGPRREQEELDDSSLTPTSVNYHFTRKCNYKCGFCFHTAKTSFVLPLEEAKRGLRMLKEAGMEKINFSGGEPFLQDRGEFVGQLVQFCKQELKLPSVSIVSNGSLIKERWFKKYGEYLDILAISCDSFDENVNVLIGRGQGKKNHVENLHKLRQWCRDYAVAFKINSVINRFNVEEDMNEQIKALNPVRWKVFQCLLIEGENTGEDALREAEKFVISDEDFEQFLERHKDVSCLVPESNQKMRDSYLILDEYMRFLNCTNGRKEPSKSILDVGVEAAIKFSGFDEKMFLKRGGKYVWSKADMKLDW